The sequence below is a genomic window from Desulfurellaceae bacterium.
CGAACACGAGGCCGAGGCGCTTAGCGCCAGTCTGGCACCGGCCGGGCTGTCGGCCGCCTTTGCCGAACGGGTGCTGCTCGACACAGACGGCCTGCTGGAACACGACCTCATCGGCGAGCGTGGCAGCCCGGCCCGCACCGAACTTCAAGCCGCCCGCCAGCGCCTGGCCACAGCCGGGGTCGAGGTTCCCCAGGTTGAGGTGACGCAACGCTATGCGTGGATCGCCCAAACCGTTGCCGCCGGGCTTGAGCCGCAGGTGGCTCACACGAACGGCCACACACCACCGTCCTGGAGCGAGCGCCTTGATGCGCTGGTGACGCACAGAGTCTGGGGTCTGGTGATCTTCCTGCTGACCATGGCCGTCACTTTCCAGTCGATCTTCTCCTGGGCCGTCCCGGCCATCGACGCGGTTGACGGCCTGTTCTCAGCCCTCGGCGCCTGGGTCGGGGGCAGCCTGGCCGAGGGTCCGCTCCGCAGCCTGATCGTCGATGGCATCATTGGCGGGGTTGGAGCGGTAGTGGTGTTCGTGCCCCAGATTGCCATCCTGTTCGGCCTCCTCGGCCTGCTCGAAGACTCCGGGTATATGGCCCGGGCGGCGTTCTTGATGGACCGCCTGCTGGCCGGCTTCGGCCTGTCGGGGCGGAGTTTTATCCCGCTGCTGTCGTCTTTTGCGTGCGCGGTGCCGGGCATCATGTCGGCCCGCACGATCGAGAACCAGCGCGACCGGATCGCCACCATTCTGATTGCCCCGCTGATGAGCTGTAGCGCCCGTCTGCCGGTGTATGTGTTGTTGATCTCGGCCTTTATTCCGGCCCAGGCCGTGTGGGGCGTGGTCGGGCTGCAGGGGCTGACCCTGTTTGCCATGTACCTGATCGGGCTGCTCGTCGCCCCACCCATCGCCCTGGTGCTCAAGCGAACGATACTGGCCGGCGAGCCTGTGCCCTTTCTGCTCGAACTGCCGGCCTTCAAGGTCCCGGCCTGGCGGGTGGTGGTCTTCCGCATGTATGACCGCAGCCTGGCCTTTCTGAAACGGGCTGGCACGATTATCCTGGCCACTACCATCCTGGTCTGGGCCTTATCCTACTACCCCTACTCCGATCAGATCAGCCAGGAGTTTGCCGCCCGACGGGCCACAGCCCCGGCCGCCGAACACAACAGCCTGGCAGTTGAGGAAGCCGGCCAGCGCCTGCGCCAGAGTTATCTGGGCCGGGCCGGGCAGGCGATCGAGCCGCTCGTCGAGCCGCTCGGCTGGGACTGGAAGATCGGCATGGCGACCCTGGCCAGCTTTCCGGCCCGCGAGGTAATCATCGCCGCCCTGGGCACAATTTATAACCTGGGCAGCGAGCAGGACGAGTCCAGCCTTGAGCTGCGTGACGCCATGCGGGCCGAACGCCGACCGGACGGCCGACCGGTCTATACCCCGCTGGTCGCGCTGTCGATCATGGTCTTTTTTGCCCTGTGCTGCCAGTGTGGGGCCACCCTGGCGACGATTAAACGCGAGACCAATTCCTGGGGCTATCCGGTCTTCACTTTTGTGTATATGACGAGTCTGGCCTACCTTGGCGCCCTGGGGGTGTATCAGCTCGGCAGTCGTCTGACCGGCTGAGCGGAAAGAGCAGCCGTATGGATGTCCAGACCTTGCTTGTCCTGCCCATTGTCGCCGTGGCTGCCGCGTATATCGGACGGCGGCTGTGGCCGCGCCGTCAGGCTCAGGCCGGCTGTGAGAGCTGTCCCCAAAACCGGAGCCGGACCGATGATTATGCGTGACCCGGTCCCCGTTCGCTTGACATCGCGGGCCGGGGCAAGATAATGGCAGGGATTCGAAGCCACGCTGGCGAGGCGCTCAGAGGAGGGACAATGGATCAGGAGCGACAAGCTGAGACACACGAACCCTGGCTCTCGTTGACGGCCGAAGCGGTCAAGATGGTCAAGCGGACCCTGGCAATCAAGGGCGTTGACAACTGGGGCCTGCGCATGACCGTGTCCGGCGGAGGTTGCAAAGGCTTCCAGTACAGCCTCAACCTCGAACGTGCGGCTCGTGACGACGATTACGTCGTCGTCCAGGACGGTATCACCACCTATCTCGATCCGACCAGCGCCCGCCACCTGAGGGGCACCCGGCTGGATTACGTGACCAACCGGCACGGGACCGGCTTCCATTTTTTCGGGCTCGACGTGGAACGCACAATTGGCTGCGGCTCGCCCATCCTGCTGCGCGGCTGCATCCAGAACAACACCCGGACCGAGGGCTGTGTGCTGTGCGCCCAGCGACCGCTGATGGACATCGACCTGGATGCGGCCAGCGATTTCATCGACCGCCGACAGAGCATCTCTCACCCGGGTCTGACACCGATGCAGAAGTGCGAGAAGTGCTGCTTTGTCATCTGTCAGTGCGACGCGGAGGCGGGATAGGGGCCGCCCCGAGCCCTACGACTGTTTGCTCTTCTCCTGGGCAATAAACGTGAGCCACTGGCGGGCCTGTCTGGCCACCGGCTGATAGCCTGCGGCCTTGGTAAACGCCTCCTGGCTCTCGTCCAGTTTGTCGGAGCGGTACTCGGCAATCCCGAGCAACATATAGGCTTTTCCGGCATCGGCGAGTTCGCCTCTGGCCACGCCGGCGGCGATGGCCGCCGCAGCTTCTGGCCAGCGTTCCATCTCGGCCAGCAGCTCGGCGCGGCGGATATGGGCCTTGCCGCTCGACGCGGTCTGCGCCTCCTGCTCAAGAACGTCCAGCGCCCGCTGATACTCTTTGGCGTGCAGCCAGCAGGTCACCAGGAGTTCCCGGTGTGTCTCGGTGTTGGCCACCGTCTGGCTGGCCAGTCCCTCGTTCAGGAGTTCGGCGGCTTTGTACGGCAGACCGAGTTGCAGATAGGACTGCACCACGTATAACACTTCCTGTTCTTCGAGCAGTCCCAGCGCATGGGCCAGGGCCAGCGCTGAGGCGGCCCGCTCCTGCTGCTCGGTCTGCAGATACACCTGCGAGAGCTGCAACCAGTAGTTCTTTTTGCGGGGCAGGCGATTCAGCAGCTGGTGCAGCACATCTACGGCCTGGGACAGTTTTTGCTGTTCGAGCGACGCAAACAGCAGCAGCTGGTACCACTCCTCATGGAAGCTCACGTCCTGGTCGATGGCCTGTCGGATATGCCGCTCGGCCTCGGCGTGGCGCTTGAGCTGGCTGTACACCTGGGCCAGCACGGCCCGAGAGCGCGGCGTGGGCTCGGCTTCGTCAGCCAGCCAGGTTTCGAGCACCTGCGCCCCTTCCTCATACCGCTCGGCGGCAATCATGATCTGGCCCAGATTATAGCGCAGGTTCTGGGCGCGTTCGGGCGGCAGGGCCTGGCCGGCCAGACTTGTCTGAAACGCCTCAATGGCCTGATCAAAGCGGTTCAACCCGGCGTAGACATGGCCCAGGGTCTGGTGGGCGAGCGCCGCCTCGTAGGGACTGAGCTCGGGGTTCCTGGCCAGGGTCTGCAACTGGCTCAGGGCCTGCTGATGCTGCTCCTGCTGGCTCAGCTCCTGAGCCTGGACCAGCTGATCATAGACTTCTTTTGACAGCGGGGGCTCGCTGGCGAGCACCTCGACGACGAGCAGGCACATGACTGCCCAGCCGCCCAGCAGGCCAAGCCATCTGGTATCGCGTCTTCTTCTGCTGTCCATCTCAGCCCTCCTGCAGGGCGAAGTTGATCCGCTGCGAGGCGCGTGAGTCAACCGCCTGCCCGTCTTGGGTCCGGGGCTTGAATTTCCATTGGACAATGGCCCGCAGCGCAGCTCGGTCAAAAATTTTGGGCGGCGAGGATTCGATCACCACCGGGTCGCTCACGCTGCCATCTTTGGTGATGGTAAACTCAACCGTCACAAATCCCTCGATCTGCATGCGCGAGGCGCGCGACGGATAGCGCGGGGGGACTCGCACCAGGGCGATCAGTTCCTGGTTCATCAGCCCCGGTCCGGCCGGCTGGGCTGCGGACGGCGCCCCCAAGGGGATCATGCCCAGCAAAGGCCCGCGGACGGGCGCCGTCGTCATCTCGAGCTGCGGCGCTGCCAGCCTGGGCTGCGGCGAGGGCAGGGCCAAGCTCGGGGTCGGCGGCGGATTTTCGGGCGGGGGGGGCTCCGGCGGAGGTTCACGCCGGGCGTCTGGCGGGGGCGGTTCTTCGCGGGCCAGGCGCACGAAGTCGATCATCGGGTAGGCATCCCGACGCAGACTGTCACTCGGCGGCCGTGAGATCAGGGCCTGCATGCCAAGAAAGAGCAGGAGGGCGACGACGAGCCCGCCACCTCCCGACGCTGTCGTCCGCCGCCACATCGCCTAGCCCTCCTGCCGGGCGGCAACGGCGATATTGTTCACGCCGGCCAGCCGGACCTGATCCATGACCTGGACCAGCAGTCCGGTTTGTGCCGACTCGTCCGCCAACACGATGACATCGGCCTCCGGGTTATCGGCCCGCATCCGCTCGACATTGGCCCGGACCGCTCGAATATCGACCCGGCGGCGCTCCATCCACACCTCACCCCTGGCCGACAGGGCGATATGGATCGTACCGCGTTCCTTGGTCTGGGTGGTCTGGGCGAAAGGCCGGTTGACATCAATCCCGGCTTCTTTGACGAACGACGCCGTCACCAGGAAAAAGATGAGCAGAATAAAGACCATATCAATCAGCGGGGTCAGATTGGGCTGGTTGTCGCCCTGGAGGCTGGCTCGGCGGCGTCTCATGGCAGTACCCTCAACATCGTGGCCCGGCGTTTAGCGGCCGGAGCGTTTCTCAAGTTCGACCTGAGCCCGTATCCACAACAGGCCTGGGTTGCCGAATTTGTCGTCCAGCTGGAGCAGGCTGGTCAGTTTCTGCATTTCGACCTGGGATCGCTGGGTCAGGCTGGCGCCAAAGTACAGTCCGGGCAGAGCACACACCAGCCCGGCCATGGTCGTCACCAGGGCTTCGGAAATGCCGTTGGCCACCCCGTTGACGTTGCCCGTCCCGAACAGCTGCATCACGGTAAAGGTGGCGATCATGCCGTTCACGGTTCCCAACAGTCCCAGAATGGGCAATACGACGGTCAGGGATCGAATCAGCGGCAGAGAGCGACACAGCTGATAGTCCAACTCGGCGATCTCCATCCGGCGCAGTTGACGGGCGTGCCAGGAGTAGCGCTCGCTGCGCGCCTGCCAGCGGGCAATGACCCCGCTCACCAGGGCCGGATAGCTCGTGCGCAAGAAGACGTAGCGTTCAATGATGAGCGTGCTCAGAACGACCGTGACCAGCAGGATGCCCCACAGGGCGGGCCCGCCGACCGCCATGAATCGTTGCAAGGGATCAAGCGGATTCTGGATCAGGAAGCTCACTGCGCCGCTCCACGAGTCTGGCGATCATCCCGGCACTCTGCTCGTCCAGGATCTGAATCAGTCGGGTGCTCTTGCCCGAGACCAGGGTGTGAAGAAGGACAATCGGAATCGCTACGGTCAGCCCCAGTTGGGTCGTCACCAGCGCCTGCGAAATCCCGCTCGACATCGTGCGGGGATCGCCCGTCCCAAACAGGGTAATGGCCTGGAAGGTGTCGATCATGCCGACGACCGTGCCCAGCAAGCCCAGCAGCGGGGCGACTGCGGCCAGGATACTGATTGTCGACAGGCCACGTTCCAGGCGGGGAACCTGGTTCAGGATGGCCTCATCCAGGCGGGCTTCCAGGGTCTCGGCATCCTGCTCTTCGTCGTTATGATACACCAGCATCACCCGACCCAGCGCGTTGTCGGCCTGTGGTGTGTCGGTCTGGCGTTGAGCGTTGATGCGCCGCCCCTCTCGCCACAGGTAGACCGCCCGCTCTACGACCAGGCCCAGGCCCACGAAACCGATGGCGATGATGATATAGCCGATGAAGCCGCCCTGCTGCAGGCGTTCCCACACGTCTGGGGTCTGGACCAGCGCGGCCAGAATCGCGCCCCGAGACGGGTCTATGCCGAACGCGCCATAGCCATCGCTGGTCTGCTCCAGTTCCTGGGCGGCGCTGCGGTAGCGCGGCTCCGGCTGGCGCGTCAGCTCCACCAGCTGGCGCGTTTCCGGCACATAGCGGAGATAGTTGCCCTGAGAGACGCTGTTAAACACCCCGACCCGGACGACTGTTCGCTCCGCCTGGGTGCCATTCGCGTCCACCACCGTCGTCGGAAATTGGACCACCCGCCCGGACTGGGTCATCTCTTCCAGCAGCCCAACCCACAGGCGTTCGAGTTCGTCCAGCGAGGGCAGTTCCCGGCTCTCGCCCACGGCGTACAGAAAAGCCGCCCGCTCCCCGAGTTGGGCGGACACGAGCGAGTTCTCAAGCAGGCCTGCGGTATCGCGCGCCACCTGGCGCACCACACCGAACAGCTCGCCCAGCGAGGCCGCCCGCTCATCAAGCTGGTCGCGCAGCTCCCCCAGACGGTCTTCGTTCTGCTCAAAAACCACCCGCCTCTGTTCGCCCTCGCGCCTGACCTCGTTGAGGTCTGCTCTGGCCTGCTGGATGCGCTCCTGCTGCTGGTCACGCTCGGCCACAAAACGGGCTTCGCGCTCACCGTGCAGCCGGGTATCGGTCTGCCGTGCAGACCGCACGCGCTCCAGCAATTCCTCGAGCGAGCCGGGCGCTTCCTGGGCGGCCGGCCCCGACCAGGCCGACACGCTCAGCAGGACGAACCAGATCACCCCCCAGTATATGCTGTTCACGGTATCACCTTATCTGGCTGTGGAGCCGGGACGGGCAGACTGAGCAGCTGTGGCGTGGCCTGTTGCTGGGCGACCAGCAAACCCCGTGTGACCGCGCTCCGGTAGCTCTGCGGCAGGGGCTCCCACTGGCGGGCGGCATGATTCCACTGGCCGACCTCCTGGCCGTCCAGCGTCTGATACAGCAGCGCCAGCCGGCCAACCCGTAAGAAATCGACCGTGCGTTCCTGGTCGTCCAGCGTCAGCCCGCCACGGTAGGCCTCAATCGTCCGACCGTATTCCATCTCGACCTGATAGGCTTCCATGATGCGTCGATACTTCTCGGCAATCGTCAGGTCGGACTGGTCGAGCCAGGTCCGCAGACTCGTCAGACGCGCCTGGCGTTCTTCGGGCAGAAACGGAATATCCAGGGTCACAAACTGCTCCAGGCGTTCGAGCATGCGGACCAGCAGGGGCAAGATCTCACGCTGGGTGACCTCGATCTCTTGCAGCTGCTGTTCGAGCGAGGTGACCTCTTGGCCTTGGGCGTCGAGCATGCGGTCGAGTTGCTCGGCATACACCCGCAGGCTGTCCGTCTGCTGGACAATCTCTCGATAGGTGGCGAGCAGCCGCTGGGTTTCGTCGTCCAGGCGGTCAATGGCGTTTTGCGAGTCTATAGCGGCTTGGTTGGCCTGGGTCTGGGCAGTCAGGGACGACTCCAGCGCCTGGGCGGTGACTCGCCCGGTCCAGCCCACAAGACTGGTCCACACCAGCAGGCATACCAGGGAGGTCTTGTGCGTCATGTTGTGGCCCGCCTTTCAGCCGCTAGACATACACGAGAGAGCCAGCAAAATAAAGAGCCTCATTCCTCAGCCCACCCGGGCCAGCTCCAGGCGTCCGGCCCAGCGATCCTCCAGGATCGCCCGCATCCGACGCGAGGCCGGCGAGCGCAACTCGGGGTCTTTGGCCAGCCAGGCCTGGGCTTCCTGGCGGGCGGCTTCCAGAATACGGCTGTCCCGGACGATGTTGGCCACCCGGAAATCGGGCAGGCCGGACTGGCGGGTGCCGAGAAATTCGCCGGGGCCCCGCAGGGCCAAATCGGCCTCGGCGATCCGAAAGCCGTCGTTGGAGTCAGCCATGACCTGGAGACGCCGCAGGGCTTCGTCGGCCGGGGTGTACTGGGCCAACAGCAGACACACCGACTCGGCCTGCCCACGGCCGACCCGGCCGCGCAGCTGGTGGAGCTGCGACAGGCCGAAGCGCTCGGCGTGCTCAATCAGCATGACCGTCGCGTTGGGCACGTCAATGCCGACCTCAATGACGGTCGTTGACACCAGCAGCTGCGCCTCACCGTTCTGGAAACGGCGCATCACCTCGTCCTTGTCCTCACTCTTCATGCGGCCGTGGAGCAGGGCCACGCGATAGTCCCGAAAGGCGCCGCCGGCGAGTTCCTCAGCCATGCTGGTCGCGGCCTTCAGGTCCAACTTCTCGGATTCTTCGACCAGCGGATAGACCACATAGGCCTGCTGGCCGCGGTCGAGGTGGTCCTTGACCAGCCCATACGCCTGCTGGCGTTCGCCCTCGTGAAACACCCGGGTGGCGACCGGTTTGCGGCCGGGCGGCAGCTCGTCAATCACCGACACCTCGAGGTCGCCGTACAGGGTCAGGGCCAGGGTGCGGGGAATCGGGGTGGCGGTCATCAGCAGCATGTCCGGGTTGGCGCCGTGGCGTCGCAGGGCGGCGCGTTGCATCACCCCGAAGCGGTGCTGCTCGTCCACAATGGCCAGACCCAGCTGGCGAAAGCGCACCCCGTCTTGAATCAGGGCGTGGGTGCCGACGACGATCTCGATCTCGCCCCGCTCCAGCGACTCGTACAGCTCGGTTTTGCGTTTGGTCTCGCCGGTCAGCAGCGCGATTGAGACCTGGAGCGCATCGGCCAAGGGGCGGAGAGTACGGAAATGCTGTTCGGCCAAGAGTTCGGTCGGCGCCATGAAGGCCACCTGGAAGCCGCTGTCAAGCGCCGCCATGGCGGCACTCAGGGCGACCATAGTCTTGCCCGAGCCGACATCGCCCTGGACCAGACGGTTCATCGGATGGGGGGCGGCCAGATCACGCTGGATGGCTTCCAGCACCCGCTCCTGGGCGCCTGTCAGGCGAAAGGGCAAGACCTCGCGCAGACGGGTCGAGAGCATACCCGGCACGATGGACAGACCGTCCTCTTTGACCAGACTCCGCCGCCGCAGGGCCATGCCCAGCTGGAGATAGAAGAGCTCGTCAAAGACCACCGCTCGGTGCGCCTCAGACGTCACCTCGTTGAGCGGCTTGAGGTCGGCATCGGCCGGCGGCAGGTGCAGGTAGCGCAGGGCCGCACTCAGATCCATTAGGTCCAAACGCGCGCTGCACTCGGGCGGGATGCTGGTAGGCACCAGATCGGCATACATCTCGACCGCGCCGTGGACCAGGCGACGCATGGCCGCGACCGTCATCTCGGTGGTTTTGTTATAGATGGGCAGGATACGCGCCGTCTGGTCTTCTTCGTCGACCAGCTCCATCTCCGGATGGATCATCCACTTGCCGCCCTTGAGGCCCAGGGCGACCTTGCCGAACAGCAGCACCCGCTGACCGACGCGGTATTTCTGCTGGAAATAGCGGTGCTGGTGGTACCACATCAGAAACAGAAAGCCGGTCTCGTCGCGGACCACGCCTTCGAGCACCCAGCGGCGACGGCGGCCCATGAAGCGGCGCTCCATGCGGACCAGCTGACCCACCGTCGCCCCCTCTTCGCCGGTCGCCAGATCACGAATCGTTCTCAGCTCACGCCGGTCCTGGTAGCGAAACGGCAGGTGGTAGAGCAAATCCTCAACCGTATGGATGCCCAGCCGGGCCAGCTGCTGGGCGCGCTTGGGGCCGACGCCCTTCACATACTGGACGGGTTTTTTCAGAGGCGGCGTGGACCGGAAGGAAGACGACCGGCCAGCCGACGAGGTGGAACGCTCAGCCATGAGAACGTCCTCAGTCGTGCCCTCGGTCCCAGTTTTGCCCTTTGACTTTTGCCCTTTGCCCTTTGACTTGCTTCACGCTCCCCACCCCTCGGCGTCACCCCTCGTTGCCCTGCGCGTGATACTCCTGCACCGGCTTGACGGCCAGCAAACCGTGGCGCAGGCGGCTGATGCCCTCGGCCGCCGCGTCGGCACCGGCAACGGTGGTAAAATACGGCACGCGACACTCCAGGGCGCTGCGGCGGATGGAAAAGGAGTCGGCCAGCGACTGCATCCCGTCGGTGGTATTGATGACCAGGGCGATCTGCCCGGCCTGTATGGCGTCAACGATGTGGGGCGAGCCTTCCTTGACCTTATTGACGCTCTCAACGCTAAGGCCGGCCCGGCGCAGGTAGGCGGCGGTGCCCCGGGTCGCCATCAGCTGGAAACCGTTTTCGGCCAGGCGCCGAGCGACCCTCAGGCTGGCAGCCTTATCCTGATCCCTGACGCTGAGCAGGGCTTGGCCGTGCATCGGCAACACCGTGCCGGCCGCAGTCTGGGCTTTGGCAAAGGCCACGCCAAACGCGGCGTCAATGCCCATCACCTCGCCGGTCGATTTCATCTCCGGGCCCAGCACGGTATCCACTCCAGGGAATTTGATAAAGGGAAAAACCGCCTCTTTGACGCTGACGTGGTCGGGCACAATCTCGTGGGTATAGCCGAGTTCGGCCAGGGTCTTACCGGCCATGACGCGGGCGGCGATCTTGGCCAGCGGCTGGCCGATGGCCTTGCTCACAAACGGCACCGTGCGCGAGGCGCGCGGGTTGACCTCCAGCACGTAGACGGTGTGGTCCTGGACGGCAAACTGGATATTGATCAGGCCCACCACGCCCAGCTCGGTGGCCAGCAGTACGGTCTGGCGCCGGATCTCGTCCTGGACCGCAGGCGACAGATTGCGGGGCGGCAGCGAGCAGGCGCTGTCGCCGGAGTGGACCCCGGCCAGCTCGATATGCTCCATAATGCCGCCGATGACCACGCTGCGACCGTCGCTGACCGCGTCCACATCGACCTCGGTGGCGTCGTCCAGAAACTTGTCGATCAAGACCGGATGTTCGGGCGAGACCGAGACCGCCTCACGCATATAGCGCTTCAGGCTGGCCTGGTCGTACACAATCTGCATGGCCCGCCCACCCAACACGTAGGACGGCCGGACCAAGGTGGGATAGCTGATGTGCTCGGCAATCCGCAGCGCTTCCACAGCCGAACGGGCGATGCCGTTGGGCGGCTGGCGCAGGCCGAGCTTGTCGAGCACGGCTCTGAAACGTTCCCGATCTTCGGCCCGGTCGATGGAGTCAGGGCTGGTGCCCAGGATAGGCACCCCGGCCCGTTCGAGCGGCACGGCCAGCTTGAGCGGTGTCTGTCCGCCGAACTGGACAATCACCCCGAACGGGCGCTCGGTCCGCACGATGCTCAGCACGTCCTCAAGCGTGAGCGGCTCAAAATAGAGTTTGTCCGAGGTGTCGTAATCCGTGCTGACCGTCTCCGGGTTACAGTTGACCATGATGGTCTCAAAGCCGTCGTCCTTGAGGGCAAAGGCGGCGTGAACGCAGCAGTAGTCAAACTCAATGCCCTGACCGATCCGGTTGGGACCGCCGCCCAGAATCATCACCTTACGACGCGTCGTCGGTCCGGCCTCGTCCTCACCCTCATAGCTGGAGTACAGATACGGCGTGTGGGCCACAAATTCGGCCGCACAGGTATCGACCGTTTTATACACCGGGGTGACGGCGTGCTGTTCGCGCAGACCGCGCACCTCGGCCTCGCTGCGGCCGACCAGCTCGGCCAGACGACAGTCCGAAAAGCCCATCTCCTTGGCTTTCCGCAGCACGTCCGGCCGCTCAAGGCCGAGGCCGTCGGCCTTGAGCCCGGCCTCAAAGTCGAGGATCTGCACAAGGTTATCCAGGAACCACGGATCAATCCCGGTGATCCGGTACAACTCCTCGACCGACATGCCCAGGCGCAGCGCCTCGGCCACATACCACAGGCGGTCGGCCCGGGGGGTACGCAGATAGTCGCGGACGTGCTGAAGAAGCTCCGGTCGGCCCTCAGACTCCTGGTCTTTGCCCTTTGACTTTTGACTTTTGACTTTTGACTTTTCAATCCGCTCATCAAGCCCGTAGCTGCCGATCTCCAGGGACCGCAGCGCCTTCTGCAAGGCCTCCTTGAACGTCCGACCGATCGCCATGGCCTCGCCGACCGACTTCATCTGGGGGCCCAGCGCGCTATCGGCCTGGGGAAATTTGTCAAAGGTAAAGCGCGGCATCTTGACCACCACATAGTCGAGCGTGGGTTCAAAACTGGCCGGCGTTTCGCGCGTGATGTCGTTCGGAATCTCGTCGAGCGTGTAGCCGACCGCCAGCTTGGCCGCAATCTTGGCAATCGGAAAGCCGGTCGCCTTGCTGGCCAGGGCCGACGAGCGCGAGACGCGCGGGTTCATCTCAATGACCACCATCCGGCCGCTGCCGGGATCGACCGCAAACTGGATGTTTGAGCCGCCGGTATCCACCCCGACCTCGCGGATAATCCGCAGGGCCGCGTCCCGCATCAGCTGATACTCCTTGTCGGTCAGGGTCTGGGCCGGCGCAACCGTTATCGAGTCGCCGGTGTGGACGCCCATGGGGTCGAGGTTTTCGATTGAGCAGATAATGACGACATTGTCCTTGGTGTCGCGCATGACCTCAAGCTCAAACTCTTTCCAGCCCGCGATCGACTCTTCGATCAGCACCTCGGTGCTCGGCGAGCTGTCCAGCCCCCACTCGACCAGGCGTCGGAAGTCGTCCATGGACTCGACAATCCCGCCGCCGGCCCCGCCCAGAGTCCGGGACGGGCGGACGATCAGCGGCAGGCCGAGCTGCGCCAAGACCTGCTCGGCCTCCCGGTAGGAGTGGGCATAGCCGCTACGCGGCAGGTCGAGCCCGATGCGCTGCATGGCGGCCTTGAACAAATCCCGGTCTTCGGCCTTTTTGATCGCCGGCAGCTTGGCGCCGATCAGCTCCACCCCATAGCGATCGAGCACCCCGGCCT
It includes:
- the recG gene encoding ATP-dependent DNA helicase RecG gives rise to the protein MAERSTSSAGRSSSFRSTPPLKKPVQYVKGVGPKRAQQLARLGIHTVEDLLYHLPFRYQDRRELRTIRDLATGEEGATVGQLVRMERRFMGRRRRWVLEGVVRDETGFLFLMWYHQHRYFQQKYRVGQRVLLFGKVALGLKGGKWMIHPEMELVDEEDQTARILPIYNKTTEMTVAAMRRLVHGAVEMYADLVPTSIPPECSARLDLMDLSAALRYLHLPPADADLKPLNEVTSEAHRAVVFDELFYLQLGMALRRRSLVKEDGLSIVPGMLSTRLREVLPFRLTGAQERVLEAIQRDLAAPHPMNRLVQGDVGSGKTMVALSAAMAALDSGFQVAFMAPTELLAEQHFRTLRPLADALQVSIALLTGETKRKTELYESLERGEIEIVVGTHALIQDGVRFRQLGLAIVDEQHRFGVMQRAALRRHGANPDMLLMTATPIPRTLALTLYGDLEVSVIDELPPGRKPVATRVFHEGERQQAYGLVKDHLDRGQQAYVVYPLVEESEKLDLKAATSMAEELAGGAFRDYRVALLHGRMKSEDKDEVMRRFQNGEAQLLVSTTVIEVGIDVPNATVMLIEHAERFGLSQLHQLRGRVGRGQAESVCLLLAQYTPADEALRRLQVMADSNDGFRIAEADLALRGPGEFLGTRQSGLPDFRVANIVRDSRILEAARQEAQAWLAKDPELRSPASRRMRAILEDRWAGRLELARVG
- the carB gene encoding carbamoyl-phosphate synthase large subunit, coding for MPKRTDLDAILLIGSGPIIIGQACEFDYSGTQACKALKSEGYRVILVNSNPATIMTDPEFADRTYIEPLRPEVVEKIIADERPDALLPTIGGQTGLNLAIDLAEAGVLDRYGVELIGAKLPAIKKAEDRDLFKAAMQRIGLDLPRSGYAHSYREAEQVLAQLGLPLIVRPSRTLGGAGGGIVESMDDFRRLVEWGLDSSPSTEVLIEESIAGWKEFELEVMRDTKDNVVIICSIENLDPMGVHTGDSITVAPAQTLTDKEYQLMRDAALRIIREVGVDTGGSNIQFAVDPGSGRMVVIEMNPRVSRSSALASKATGFPIAKIAAKLAVGYTLDEIPNDITRETPASFEPTLDYVVVKMPRFTFDKFPQADSALGPQMKSVGEAMAIGRTFKEALQKALRSLEIGSYGLDERIEKSKVKSQKSKGKDQESEGRPELLQHVRDYLRTPRADRLWYVAEALRLGMSVEELYRITGIDPWFLDNLVQILDFEAGLKADGLGLERPDVLRKAKEMGFSDCRLAELVGRSEAEVRGLREQHAVTPVYKTVDTCAAEFVAHTPYLYSSYEGEDEAGPTTRRKVMILGGGPNRIGQGIEFDYCCVHAAFALKDDGFETIMVNCNPETVSTDYDTSDKLYFEPLTLEDVLSIVRTERPFGVIVQFGGQTPLKLAVPLERAGVPILGTSPDSIDRAEDRERFRAVLDKLGLRQPPNGIARSAVEALRIAEHISYPTLVRPSYVLGGRAMQIVYDQASLKRYMREAVSVSPEHPVLIDKFLDDATEVDVDAVSDGRSVVIGGIMEHIELAGVHSGDSACSLPPRNLSPAVQDEIRRQTVLLATELGVVGLINIQFAVQDHTVYVLEVNPRASRTVPFVSKAIGQPLAKIAARVMAGKTLAELGYTHEIVPDHVSVKEAVFPFIKFPGVDTVLGPEMKSTGEVMGIDAAFGVAFAKAQTAAGTVLPMHGQALLSVRDQDKAASLRVARRLAENGFQLMATRGTAAYLRRAGLSVESVNKVKEGSPHIVDAIQAGQIALVINTTDGMQSLADSFSIRRSALECRVPYFTTVAGADAAAEGISRLRHGLLAVKPVQEYHAQGNEG